A portion of the Callithrix jacchus isolate 240 chromosome 21, calJac240_pri, whole genome shotgun sequence genome contains these proteins:
- the LOC128930368 gene encoding uncharacterized protein LOC128930368, whose translation MGQGLCLGGGPQVRPLVGGPQVRCRLRPAHLYKTFPGAARLQSNAYGGKLKKIPAPSLLGCCDWNRPGRPSASPNPAPKPDAPPPSRTSTFSPPLNPPPCIRPRLSAQPGPPSPRPRTYGPPPCPAHYPASMRQAPPSNVVRPAKAPPPYP comes from the exons ATGGGTCAGGGCCTGTGCTTAG GAGGAGGTCCCCAGGTGAGACCCCTAGTCGGGGGTCCCCAGGTGAGATGCAGACTCCGCCCCGCCCACCTGTACAAGACCTTCCCCGGAGCAGCTCGGCTGCAAAGCAACGCCTACGGCGGGAAGCTAAAGAAGATTCCGGCTCCCTCACTACTCGGCTGCTGCGACTGGAACCGCCCAGGTCGGCCGAGTGCCTCCCCAAACCCCGCTCCTAAGCCCGATGCCCCGCCCCCAAGCCGAACGTCCACCTTCAGCCCGCCCTTGAACCCGCCTCCATGCATCAGGCCTCGCCTTTCAGCCCAGCCCGGCCCTCCGAGTCCTCGCCCCCGCACCTATGGCCCACCTCCATGCCCCGCCCATTATCCCGCCTCCATGCGTCAGGCTCCGCCTTCCAACGTTGTCCGGCCCGCCAAGGCCCCGCCCCCGTACCCATGA